From Plodia interpunctella isolate USDA-ARS_2022_Savannah chromosome 18, ilPloInte3.2, whole genome shotgun sequence, a single genomic window includes:
- the LOC128677560 gene encoding uncharacterized protein LOC128677560, which produces MKSFLLFLCLAAADKLDRTYLPPPGSKFSGGIDGDIQTPFETPKETYSTTTRPDIYNNGAITPEDTKIDIGINRIPIRPGSSGNIITPVGQTPSDYYQSTYKAPTTTTSYAFTTTTTHPPHEAYETTTGHINPITGLPTTVYNFPTTVPNFISPHGSYQENQQTPFQQTQQPGRRPAYGQHYPATSTLAPNFQFVEQNRRGFVQGQDQNLSQRPGFAPGLTQVPGTLAGADLSQSTLPQGNNFNSIENHRPDFQPGSIQRPGFSQSEDLSQYQGSKYPANVPNMGQQNNLVPSTFAPSTTPGTIQYGGDLDQGIIANQNIPFSQRPNLSRPVTNIPYYPGQNQSGYNVTPGQQQVLHQSPYGQPQYGSNQVTSAPSQYPVSQLDELGRPIAYKPISTISPSSFIPGTNQNFGTTPGSQASATTVYPTGSYPSIPINSVTGSQVVSSGLISHPERPQADSDRNAVILNYENVITPEGFAYSFDTSNGIHADESGTAVDGVKAKGSYSYIGDDGKLYSVVYTADENGFVPHGDHLPTSPPIPEAIKKVIEQAKKDQEDGISDNGTYDEDKYGHMKYHGKKPQRPNRINIDSKVPESYDNKYTQNNRRKQRPQSGDKIPAFSNQNDYEDFENGQNQDRESPINLDQKQKFTNEKTLSNRPGKTSEENNEEYDTQIKDEKNNEGSRRPINRPKDDRRQFGGQFSVQRPDQYFSNDKNNLSPDQGSVLKENYPDYNQTIQKYYIDADRRKPSINRLMHQLGDKLDNTHDYIDDLGSHDNYNSPTEIPSDYRNDGQKELTQAEISTRRPSQSSKYNNRVTSTPGRYKERYGNRLHPINATTTPYDQSNIYNYQETKRLGDIDQYLPGNTSNQRVSSSTSSPISSQYIGSPIVVMQKEIEDHAGPGYHPAANRPSLNIPFTETDNFDSTIPQLTDTGKANGPNLVYKYDSIKGRPQTPTSSVPKQDNEYYGSRIDEPGVTGVHNINHPIPGRIPTEANRYTTIATKKKEEGYQYLPPQRKFEHASQRPQNYDTTSVRPSKNRTYFTKEEVPKPFTTPDASRDENAQYDDLEYTHDINKDNTPHSGSVQSNLQLTTPSLHSYEENNKYGPVNYNVIGQRRPSILGGRNEDENDKFTTIGSTRRPTYQQTQTTSRPQQQYGQTVSIYDTTKGAPTSTVRPQESEHYYDRNGNEIVYRPSPSRPSQTGQFEVTQPTTLEPVRQNIDGFVGGNDQSPVQRFFPTTTKAPAQIPVGYNGKHVYEQMPSQPPYQTTYRPMLSVTSGVDSDEVTGTTVRPDKIPFRGPGYSQSQIPSTTYRPAYFPSNTATEKQIIVDKFGRPVPHSGLVNQQGSASYRPSSIPNNTVTEKQITVDKFGRPIPPSDIIGSQPAVPSSTSTYRPSFISGNTVTEKKITVDKFGRPSEVINQQEYKPGFSDVIENVGPSSQGSLTPEGELKPSVDMYGRPLRPSVTTTEKVIGENFSGPKQAQRFDPERGYYY; this is translated from the exons ATGAAGTCGTTTTTg TTATTCCTGTGCCTGGCAGCAGCTGATAAGTTGGATAGGACGTATTTGCCTCCACCTGGATCTAAGTTCTCCGGTGGAATAGATGGTGATATTCAAACTCCCTTTGAAACACCAAAAGAAACCTATTCCACTACAACACGTCctgatatttataacaatggTGCAATTACCCCTGAAGATACTAAAATAGATATTGGAATAAACCGAATACCCATAAGACCGGGGTCTTCAGGAAATATTATCACACCTGTTGGCCAAACACCGTCTGATTATTATCAGAGTACCTATAAAGCCCCAACGACGACTACATCTTACGCTTTCACAACGACAACGACGCATCCTCCCCATGAAGCATATGAAACCACTACTGGGCATATTAACCCAATAACTGGTCTTCCAACAACTGTGTACAACTTTCCCACAACAGTTCCCAACTTTATTAGTCCCCACGGTTCTTATCAAGAAAACCAGCAAACACCGTTTCAACAGACCCAACAACCTGGTCGTAGGCCAGCATATGGACAACATTATCCTGCCACTTCAACTTTAGCCCCAAATTTCCAATTTGTAGAACAAAACCGACGTGGTTTCGTTCAAGGCCAAGATCAAAATCTAAGTCAACGTCCGGGTTTTGCACCAGGACTAACTCAAGTACCCGGTACCTTAGCTGGAGCTGATTTATCTCAATCCACTTTACCCCAAGGTAATAACTTCAATTCGATTGAAAATCATCGCCCAGATTTTCAACCAGGATCTATTCAAAGACCTGGCTTTTCACAAAGTGAAGATTTATCTCAATATCAAGGAAGCAAATACCCAGCTAACGTGCCTAACATGGGACAACAGAACAATCTAGTCCCAAGTACTTTTGCACCAAGTACTACTCCTGGCACTATTCAATATGGCGGGGATCTTGATCAAGGAATTATTGCCAATCAAAATATTCCATTTTCTCAAAGACCGAATCTTTCTAGGCCTGTTACTAATATACCTTATTATCCTGGTCAAAATCAATCTGGATATAACGTAACTCCAGGTCAACAACAAGTTCTACACCAAAGTCCTTATGGACAACCTCAATATGGATCTAATCAAGTCACATCAGCTCCCTCACAATATCCTGTATCTCAATTAGATGAATTGGGAAGGCCTATAGCTTATAAACCTATATCAACAATCTCACCTTCTTCATTCATCCCAGGCACAAATCAAAACTTTGGCACTACTCCTGGATCTCAAGCGTCTGCTACCACGGTTTATCCTACTGGATCTTATCCATCTATTCCCATAAATTCTGTAACTGGAAGTCAAGTAGTATCATCAGGTCTTATTTCTCATCCAGAAAGGCCACAAGCAGATTCTGACAGAAATGCTGTCATTcttaattatgaaaatgtaatcACTCCAGAAGGTTTCGCTTACAGTTTTGACACATCTAATGGTATTCATGCTGATGAGAGCGGCACAGCTGTAGATGGCGTTAAAGCTAAGGGTAGTTACTCCTACATAGGAGATGACGGAAAGTTGTACAGCGTAGTCTATACAGCTGATGAAAATGGTTTCGTACCACATGGTGACCATTTACCGACATCACCACCCATTCCTGAGGCCATCAAAAAAGTAATTGAACAAGCAAAGAAGGACCAGGAAGATGGCATTTCTGATAATG GAACTTATGATGAAGATAAGTATGGACATATGAAATATCATGGTAAAAAGCCACAACGGCCAAACcgaataaatattgatagcAAAGTCCCAGAGAGCTACGATAACAAATATACTCAGAATAATCGGCGAAAGCAAAGACCTCAGAGTGGCGACAAAATTCCAGCATTTTCAAACCAAAATGACTACGAGGACTTTGAAAATGGTCAAAATCAAGATAGAGAAAGTCCTATTAATTTGGATCAAAAACAGAAGTTCACAAATGAAAAAACACTATCAAACCGGCCAGGAAAAACCTCGGAAGAAAATAACGAGGAATATGATACTCAGATCAAagacgaaaaaaataatgaaggaTCACGTCGTCCAATAAACAGACCTAAGGACGATAGGCGGCAGTTTGGAGGTCAGTTTTCTGTCCAACGACCGGATCAATATTTTagcaatgacaaaaataatctaagCCCCGATCAAGGAAGTGTTTTGAAGGAAAATTATCCAGATTACAATCAAACTATACAAAAGTATTACATTGACGCGGACAGAAGAAAACCATCCATAAACAGATTAATGCATCAACTTGGAGATAAATTAGACAATACACACGATTACATAGATGATCTAGGTAGTCATGACAATTATAATAGCCCAACTGAGATACCATCAGACTACAGAAATGATGGACAAAAAGAACTAACTCAAGCTGAAATATCTACTCGAAGACCATCTCAATCCTCAAAATACAACAATAGAGTTACCTCTACTCCTGGCCGTTATAAAGAGAGATATGGAAATAGGCTACACCCTATAAATGCCACTACCACACCTTATgatcaatcaaatatttacaactatCAAGAAACAAAAAGGCTTGGCGATATAGATCAATATTTACCTGGAAATACATCTAATCAGCGAGTATCTAGCTCAACAAGTTCACCAATTTCTAGCCAATATATAGGGTCTCCAATTGTAGTAATGCAAAAAGAAATAGAAGATCATGCGGGACCAGGTTACCACCCAGCGGCCAACAGACCGTCTTTAAATATTCCATTTACAGAGACAGATAATTTTGATTCAACTATTCCTCAATTAACTGACACTGGTAAAGCTAACGGCCCTAACTTGGTGTATAAATACGATTCCATTAAAGGAAGGCCACAGACACCTACTTCATCTGTACCTAAGCAAGATAATGAGTACTATGGCAGTCGAATTGATGAACCAGGTGTAACTGGAgttcataatataaatcatcCTATTCCTGGTCGAATCCCTACTGAAGCCAATAGATACACAACTATCGctacaaaaaagaaagaagaaggCTATCAATATTTACCTCCTCAGAGGAAATTTGAACACGCCTCGCAGCGCCCACAAAACTATGACACAACTTCTGTTAGACCATCAAAGAATAGAACTTATTTCACTAAAGAAGAAGTTCCTAAACCATTTACAACACCTGATGCTTCTCGAGATGAAAATGCACAATATGATGATTTAGAATACACGCATGACATTAATAAAGATAACACACCTCATAGCGGTAGTGTTCAATCAAATCTGCAGCTTACCACTCCATCTTTACATTCATATGaagagaataataaatatggtcCTGTAAACTATAATGTTATTGGTCAGCGAAGACCATCGATTCTTGGCGGAAGAAATGAAGAtgaaaatgacaaatttaCTACTATTGGTTCAACTCGTCGACCAACTTACCAGCAAACTCAAACAACGTCTAGACCACAGCAACAATATGGCCAGACTGTCTCCATTTATGACACTACTAAAGGAGCTCCCACAAGTACAGTGAGGCCGCAGGAAAGTGAACATTATTACGATAGAAATGGGAATGAAATTGTTTACAGGCCTTCTCCTTCTAGGCCATCTCAGACCGGTCAATTCGAAGTCACGCAGCCCACTACTCTAGAACCTGTAAGACAAAATATAGATGGATTTGTAGGAGGAAATGATCAATCTCCAGTCCAAAGATTCTTCCCTACAACAACTAAAGCACCTGCTCAGATACCTGTAGGCTATAACGGTAAACATGTTTACGAACAAATGCCATCTCAACCACCGTATCAAACTACCTACAGACCAATGTTATCCGTCACTTCAGGAGTAGATTCAGATGAAGTAACAGGTACAACGGTAAGACCTGATAAGATTCCTTTCAGAGGACCAGGATATTCACAAAGTCAAATTCCAAGTACAACTTACAGACCAGCATATTTCCCAAGCAATACTGCtactgaaaaacaaataattgtaGATAAATTCGGCCGACCTGTACCACATTCTGGGTTAGTAAATCAGCAAGGTAGTGCTAGCTATAGACCGTCTTCTATTCCCAACAATACTGTGACTGAAAAACAAATCACTGTTGACAAATTTGGCAGACCTATACCACCCTCTGACATTATAGGAAGTCAGCCAGCAGTTCCTAGTAGTACTAGTACCTATAGACCTTCTTTCATCTCCGGCAATACTGTtactgaaaagaaaattactgtTGACAAATTTGGACGACCCTCTGAGGTAATAAACCAGCAAGAATATAAACCAGGATTTTCTGATGTTATAGAAAATGTTGGTCCTTCTAGTCAGGGCTCGTTAACACCTGAAGGAGAATTAAAACCAAGTGTAGATATGTATGGAAGACCATTAAGGCCCAGTGTCACGACAACAGAGAAGGTTATCGGAGAAAACTTCAGTGGACCTAAACAAGCGCAGAGATTTGATCCCGAGCGcggctattattattaa
- the LOC128677553 gene encoding pupal cuticle protein 36a-like, whose product MSLLIVLAAVTFAHGAKLDKTYLPPSHAQSSGGSNFLQAPASSPQFRGSGPQNFGGDQNYVRNNGFAQNGNAFAQNANDYDQNGNGFAQGANGFAQNEDYNVNYVNRPERPQAVFEKNAAILRQDNSNDGETYSYAYETENGITAEENGVATNGVEAQGGYSYTGDDGQVYTIRYTAGQNGFVPEGDHLPTPHPIPEEILKALEQNARDEAAGIYDDGSYKEASYNEEYAGFNSQNQYSQNDFPSDDSVTVNAAFRSQGNARLGNGGRYQGNDGSIGQGSVGSPSFGQAGRSGSGVSNRYLPPVNQRNANVFGSRSRQST is encoded by the exons ATGAGTTTG CTAATCGTTTTGGCGGCAGTCACTTTTGCCCATGGCGCCAAATTGGACAAGACGTACCTCCCTCCCTCTCATGCTCAATCGTCAGGAGGATCTAACTTTTTACAAGCCCCAGCCTCATCTCCTCAGTTCAGAGGTTCTGGCCCGCAGAACTTCGGTGGAGACCAAAACTACGTCAGAAACAATGGTTTCGCCCAGAACGGAAACGCTTTTGCCCAGAATGCAAATGACTATGACCAGAATGGAAATGGATTCGCCCAGGGTGCAAATGGTTTCGCCCAAAACGAAGATTATAATGTGAACTACGTAAACCGCCCTGAAAGACCCCAGGCTGTCTTCGAGAAGAACGCGGCTATTCTTCGCCAAGACAACTCCAATGATGGAGAAACTTATTCGTATGCTTACGAAACAGAGAATGGTATTACTGCTGAAGAAAATGGCGTAGCCACTAACGGTGTTGAGGCTCAAGGAGGCTATTCTTACACTGGTGATGATGGTCAAGTTTACACTATAAG GTATACAGCCGGCCAGAATGGTTTCGTTCCAGAAGGTGACCATCTTCCCACCCCTCACCCCATCCCGGAGGAGATCTTGAAGGCTCTGGAGCAGAACGCTAGAGATGAAGCAGCAGGCATCTATGATGATG GTTCTTACAAGGAAGCTTCATACAACGAAGAATACGCTGGGTTCAACTCTCAAAATCAATATTCCCAAAACGATTTTCCCTCTGATGATTCCGTAACAGTCAACGCCGCTTTCCGCAGCCAAGGAAACGCCAGATTGGGCAATGGAGGACGGTACCAAGGAAATGATGGATCTATTGGCCAAGGTTCAGTTGGGAGTCCATCTTTCGGCCAAGCTGGAAGATCTGGATCAGGTGTCAGTAACCGGTACTTGCCTCCAGTGAACCAGAGGAATGCCAATGTCTTCGGTAGCAGGAGTCGACAGTCCACGTGA
- the LOC128677772 gene encoding collagen, type I, alpha 1a-like gives MKLFIVLSVLACGYAAKLDRTYLPPASAATAGGSPGSLTTPFGSPTGPGSNQMPGQAPSFGSSSSGQFPPNAPSPGSGQPTFGSSASGRFPQAFSGTARPSSQGQSYPQSSQSGLNGPSSLGQSFGQGNQPAGPSNQYGSAASGRDSNPGFGPSGFGSNQGGAQTQPERPQAAADRNAEILRYENENDGNTFAYSFETSNGISAEESGVATNGVQAQGGFSYTGDDGEVYKVTYTADENGYQPSGDHLPTSPPIPDEILRSIEENARAAAAGTQEGAYNPDEDDSGSPQQYSGSSPSFNQGQGPSSSYNQPQGSAHSSNQPQGPAQSYNQPQGSSPSYNQLQGSSPSYNQPQGSSPSYNQPQAPAQGPSQQYGAPNSVAGSGPFNKAQSGPRNQFSGASSFNQSPSGPQGNSQFGAPTASGQGLQQFGSQPNAAATGSSRPFSAPSQSSQGNNNGYEYNRPQGSSGSFTASRQDQSSAQSRPSQQYGAPSPSATGSSQRPSQQYGAPTNGGSNQVSPQYGAPIASGRGSSQAPQGSPYNAPSTSNAGRGSSQGPSQQYGAPSTSSRGPVQTAQQYNPPSPSQQYGTPNTPSAPTQQYGAPNGGRGSQGPQFGSPNAATPSGNTGFPGSFPRQDQSSAQSRPQGNFGQAQNENGYQYGRPQGAPFGQGPSGNRPQSGQQLPASQYNQPAQSGFPRPGSSASQTPAGSNFGTGPTTGPAAALVSQSLVPGSRVVGTTPAGGRIQGSFGSAPGQSSAGQPAMTDATQYNQSGTPSHPGSQTSQSSFRPAAPTFGGPRQPPSFSPETGYVY, from the exons ATGAAgctg ttcATAGTCCTGTCAGTGTTAGCTTGTGGCTATGCAGCCAAGTTGGACAGGACTTATCTTCCTCCAGCGAGCGCCGCAACCGCTGGAGGCAGCCCTGGATCTCTGACGACTCCATTCGGATCACCAACTGGACCTGGATCAAACCAGATGCCTGGACAAGCGCCTAGCTTCGGTTCTTCTAGCTCAGGACAATTCCCACCAAATGCACCATCACCTGGATCTGGACAACCCACTTTTGGGTCTTCTGCATCTGGAAGATTCCCCCAAGCGTTTTCTGGAACAGCGAGGCCTTCCAGCCAAGGACAATCTTATCCTCAATCATCTCAATCTGGACTCAATGGACCTAGCAGTTTGGGACAATCTTTTGGTCAGGGCAACCAACCCGCCGGGCCATCAAATCAATACGGATCAGCTGCGTCTGGTCGTGATTCAAACCCTGGCTTCGGACCTTCAGGTTTTGGATCCAATCAAGGTGGAGCCCAAACCCAGCCTGAAAGACCTCAAGCTGCAGCTGACAGAAACGCCGAAATTTTAAGATACGAAAACGAAAATGACGGCAATACTTTCGCATACAGTTTCGAAACTTCGAATGGTATTTCTGCTGAAGAGTCAGGAGTGGCAACGAATGGTGTTCAGGCCCAAGGTGGTTTCTCTTATACCGGTGATGATGGTGAAGTGTATAAAGTGACGTATACCGCTGACGAAAACGGTTATCAGCCTAGTGGAGACCATTTGCCTACTTCTCCTCCTATTCCTGATGAGATCCTCAGGTCTATCGAGGAGAATGCCAGAGCTGCAGCCGCTGGAACTCAAGAAG gtGCTTACAATCCCGATGAAGACGATTCTGGAAGTCCTCAACAGTATTCTGGATCTTCTCCATCTTTCAACCAAGGCCAGGGTCCTTCTTCATCTTACAACCAGCCCCAGGGATCCGCGCACTCTTCTAACCAGCCTCAGGGACCAGCGCAGTCATATAACCAGCCTCAGGGATCTTCTCCTTCTTACAACCAGCTTCAGGGATCTTCTCCATCTTACAACCAGCCTCAGGGATCATCTCCCTCTTATAACCAACCCCAAGCACCCGCCCAGGGTCCATCGCAACAATATGGAGCTCCTAACTCAGTTGCCGGTTCCGGACCTTTCAACAAAGCTCAATCTGGACCAAGAAATCAATTTTCTGGTGCTTCTTCCTTCAATCAGAGCCCAAGCGGTCCTCAGGGTAATTCTCAATTCGGTGCCCCAACGGCTTCTGGACAAGGTCTTCAGCAATTTGGATCTCAACCAAATGCCGCCGCAACTGGATCTTCTAGGCCTTTCTCTGCTCCATCTCAAAGTTCCCAAGGAAACAACAATGGCTATGAATACAACCGTCCTCAGGGATCTTCAGGATCTTTCACCGCTTCACGTCAAGACCAGTCTTCTGCTCAAAGTCGTCCTTCACAGCAATATGGCGCTCCTTCTCCATCTGCCACTGGGTCTTCTCAGCGTCCTTCTCAACAATATGGTGCCCCTACTAATGGTGGATCTAACCAAGTATCTCCACAATATGGTGCTCCCATTGCATCAGGACGTGGTTCTAGCCAGGCTCCTCAAGGATCCCCGTACAATGCTCCTTCAACTTCCAATGCTGGACGTGGATCCAGCCAAGGCCCCTCTCAACAATACGGTGCACCTTCTACTTCTAGCCGTGGACCAGTTCAAACTGCACAGCAGTATAACCCTCCTTCCCCCTCCCAACAATACGGCACCCCCAACACACCTTCTGCACCCACTCAACAATACGGTGCCCCTAACGGTGGACGTGGAAGTCAAGGTCCTCAGTTTGGATCACCGAACGCTGCAACTCCTTCCGGAAATACCGGATTCCCTGGATCATTCCCCCGTCAAGACCAATCTTCGGCCCAAAGCCGTCCACAAGGAAATTTCGGACAAGCCCAGAATGAAAACGGATATCAATATGGCCGTCCTCAGGGTGCTCCGTTTGGCCAAGGACCCAGTGGCAACAGACCACAGTCTGGCCAACAGCTACCTGCGTCTCAATACAACCAGCCCGCTCAGTCTGGTTTCCCAAGACCTGGATCTTCGGCCAGCCAAACCCCAGCCGGCTCGAACTTCGGTACTGGCCCTACGACAGGTCCAGCTGCAGCTCTGGTCAGCCAGTCGCTTGTGCCTGGATCTAGGGTCGTTGGAACCACACCTGCAGGAGGTCGTATTCAGGGCTCTTTCGGATCAGCCCCTGGCCAGTCCAGCGCTGGCCAACCTGCTATGACAGATGCCACTCAATACAACCAGTCTGGAACTCCAAGTCACCCTGGCTCCCAGACTAGCCAATCATCCTTCAGACCGGCTGCGCCAACCTTCGGTGGACCTCGTCAACCACCAAGTTTCAGCCCCGAAACTGGTTACGTTTACTAA